A genomic segment from Lignipirellula cremea encodes:
- a CDS encoding Gfo/Idh/MocA family oxidoreductase: protein MSENFAIIGAAGYIAPKHLQAIHQTGNQLVAATDPHDNVGRLDAFFPEARYFKEIERFDRHLEKLRRGPDEGRVKYVSVCTPNYLHDAHVRLALRIKADAICEKPLVIAPWNLDALEELEAEHNQRVYNVLQLRLLPSMIRLREEIQQQTAREKAEVCLTYVTRRGRWYDASWKGSPEKSGGVSMNIGIHFFDVMLWLFGQVEASELHLNQSRRMSGALHLERATIKWFLSTDADDLPDHCKQEGKFAFRSMTLEGQEIEFSNGFTDLHTQVYQEILAGRGTGIKEARPAIELVHQIKSSETSSWVGSQHPLLKDASHQPSRSRRAA, encoded by the coding sequence ATGAGTGAGAATTTTGCGATTATCGGCGCCGCTGGCTACATTGCGCCCAAGCACCTGCAGGCGATCCACCAGACCGGAAATCAATTGGTCGCAGCCACCGATCCGCACGACAACGTCGGGCGGCTCGATGCGTTCTTTCCCGAAGCTCGTTACTTCAAGGAGATTGAACGGTTCGACCGTCATTTAGAAAAACTTCGCCGCGGCCCGGACGAAGGCCGCGTCAAATATGTGAGCGTATGCACTCCCAACTACTTGCATGACGCCCATGTCCGCCTGGCTTTGCGCATCAAAGCGGACGCCATCTGTGAGAAGCCGCTGGTGATTGCGCCGTGGAATCTCGACGCTTTAGAAGAACTGGAAGCGGAACACAACCAGCGCGTTTACAACGTGCTGCAGCTGCGACTGCTGCCGTCGATGATCAGGCTGCGAGAAGAAATTCAACAACAAACGGCGCGCGAAAAAGCGGAGGTCTGCCTGACCTACGTGACGCGCAGGGGGCGCTGGTACGACGCTTCCTGGAAAGGATCGCCGGAAAAATCCGGCGGCGTCTCCATGAACATCGGCATTCATTTCTTTGATGTGATGCTGTGGCTGTTTGGGCAGGTGGAGGCCAGCGAGCTCCACCTGAATCAGTCCCGCAGAATGTCTGGCGCCTTGCACCTGGAACGGGCGACGATCAAGTGGTTCCTGTCGACGGACGCCGACGACCTGCCCGATCATTGCAAACAGGAAGGCAAGTTTGCTTTCCGCTCGATGACGTTAGAAGGGCAAGAGATAGAGTTTTCTAACGGCTTTACCGATCTCCATACGCAGGTATACCAGGAAATCCTGGCGGGTCGCGGAACAGGTATTAAAGAAGCCAGGCCGGCGATCGAACTGGTGCATCAAATCAAGAGCAGCGAGACGAGTTCCTGGGTCGGATCGCAGCATCCTCTGTTGAAGGACGCATCGCACCAGCCGTCCCGTTCGCGCCGCGCCGCCTGA
- the wecB gene encoding non-hydrolyzing UDP-N-acetylglucosamine 2-epimerase, with translation MKILTIVGARPQFVKAAIVSRALQNQPGLQECVVHTGQHYDHRMSQVFFDELQIPAPSHQLQVGSASHGEQTGRMLAELERVMIEESPQVVLVYGDTNSTLAGALAAAKLNIPIAHVEAGLRSFNRRMPEEINRIVTDHVSTLLFCPTPAAVGHLKNEGVVDGVRLVGDVMYDSSKFFAQAAESRLNPVGELRLTPQNFVLMTCHRAENTDDPQRLAEIIAAANDLSAELPVVFPVHPRTRKMLAASSTPIAANFLLVEPISYLEMLLLERDAALLLTDSGGVQKEAFFFGTPCVTMRDETEWTETIEVGANILAGANAVQILAACHQQLNRSEPLPEAGPWYGEGQASERIAQVLLEEISQGSS, from the coding sequence ATGAAAATTCTAACGATCGTAGGCGCGCGTCCGCAGTTCGTCAAAGCGGCGATTGTGAGTCGCGCGCTGCAAAATCAGCCTGGCCTCCAGGAATGCGTTGTCCATACAGGACAGCACTACGATCACCGGATGTCGCAAGTCTTTTTCGACGAGCTGCAGATTCCCGCGCCGTCCCATCAGCTGCAGGTCGGTTCGGCCAGTCATGGCGAACAAACAGGACGGATGCTGGCGGAACTGGAACGGGTAATGATCGAGGAATCGCCCCAGGTGGTCCTGGTCTATGGTGACACCAATTCCACGCTGGCAGGGGCGCTGGCGGCCGCCAAACTCAACATTCCAATCGCGCATGTGGAGGCCGGACTACGGTCGTTTAATCGTCGCATGCCCGAAGAAATTAACCGCATCGTCACCGATCATGTGTCGACGCTGCTGTTCTGCCCCACGCCGGCGGCGGTGGGGCATCTGAAGAACGAAGGCGTTGTCGATGGTGTGCGGCTTGTCGGCGATGTGATGTACGATTCGTCAAAATTCTTCGCTCAGGCGGCCGAATCCCGATTGAATCCTGTTGGTGAACTGCGATTGACCCCGCAGAATTTTGTACTCATGACATGTCACCGGGCGGAGAACACCGACGACCCGCAACGACTGGCGGAGATCATCGCTGCGGCCAATGACCTGTCTGCGGAACTACCGGTGGTTTTCCCGGTTCATCCGCGAACCCGCAAGATGCTCGCTGCGAGCAGCACGCCGATCGCCGCGAATTTTCTGTTGGTCGAACCCATTTCTTACCTGGAGATGCTGTTGCTGGAGCGCGACGCCGCGCTGCTGCTGACGGATTCCGGCGGCGTGCAGAAAGAGGCCTTCTTCTTCGGCACTCCCTGCGTCACCATGCGGGATGAGACTGAATGGACCGAAACGATCGAAGTGGGAGCGAATATTTTGGCCGGAGCGAACGCCGTCCAGATTCTGGCTGCCTGTCATCAGCAGTTAAACCGTAGCGAGCCGTTACCTGAAGCTGGTCCCTGGTATGGCGAAGGACAGGCGTCCGAGCGCATCGCGCAGGTCCTGTTAGAAGAAATTAGCCAAGGGTCTTCCTAA
- a CDS encoding zinc-dependent metalloprotease family protein has protein sequence MTKLAAKVQNSTKKNRRRRQLMVERLEDKVMFAVDTVNSQEADAAAVSAMASVNLNNLYDGYVNNQGAELAVDVPLDAQVEAALKSLGDFNTGTGNPPLHPLTDTFLLHSNPGAQHVIYLDFDGHTTSNTFWNTDFNGGNDIVTPAYDLDGNPATFSNAELTQIQRIWLRVAEDYLPFNVDVTTEEPPLDSLRRTGASDLAWGIRTVIGPDVLGTGAGGIAYLTSFTYANDTPAFVFNTSEIGVAEAISHEVGHSLGLSHDGENPGDGEYYLGNNGWAPIMGAGYYEPLTQWSRGEYPNATNMEDDLAIITGGNGFTYRPDDHGNTPGASTVLSPVANIITASGVIERNNDVDYFRFSTVAGVVSFDVTPALLGPNLDVQVSLYNEVGGLVMTANPSGQLDATLTATVAEGNYYLVVSNSGDGDVNVDGYSTYGSLGYYTIDGLVTPPLDVSAPTASASASHVTSAGATTHTITVRYTDDQALAIATIGNGDIQVVGPTGTLNSTLVSVDITTDGPVRVATYTITAPGGTWDATDNGLYTIEMVASQVADTSGNFVPAGVIGTFNCNIIPDVSRPTASASATLISSPGTAPKTFTVTYRDNAAVDVTSLDNTDIQVVPPAGAPINATFVSVDVNTNGATRTATYQINPPGGNWDSTDNGVYTIVMASGQVRDTSGNTVNPGAIGTFTVSIQPTDLTIPSATATLSSVGAPATTYTFSVTYRDDQLVNRALIGTGDVIVTGPNGFSTVPALFGATTPATNNAQVIANYRFTAPGGTWDAGDNGIYTVSMVSNQVADTSGNFVPGGVLGTFTVSVNDPSIARIYGTVLDDRITIDINGGSVPVFVVNVNGVSTTLASTVRTVELDTVGNSDRVIINGGVGNESATFRYQSVQLVGSGYQVQVVNAERIQINARGGVNTAQFYGSISDEQFAVYGYYQIPRAYMATGDSFNYAVGFDTFRAEAIEGGVDTAEFYSYPENYTWIDNSPVSATLITNSVNYAEQFDKYRLRFVPYPYTDPTAALDATTFSGNSSISVIGPRRYYGDDWIAVDPNESYHLSGWARSGDGMAADFAPAAKQYFGFASYDSDLNLIDPTHVLKYTTAVDTRLAAPLVAGATTIQLNDVTGWSNSSTAHTRSLAWYGYANSDGEVYADYTYTRNVLVDAWAVGRINYTTNTITLRTPWAGPDLAVGTAFRNAMSGSTFNYAALAGENVGLEWTQYEADITGTGLGDAQFRPGTAYVKPLVLANWSNGATNQVSWREISLATQHPLLYTGGEKVDLRSSIYQVDTGYSWTQLAGPPVAFTGANRSVASFTAPLSATSYTLQFQVQVTGPQSRTETISVQIDPPIGPASSGVTVASDATTFSGSENYTVVGSAQTMGDDMIAVNIGQTYELSGLVRSGNGSGGLYQPGARQYFGFVSYDSDGLMIEPLHVMKFGAATDTRLFADLLPGQTVVQLNDVTGWSNAGASHTRSLAWYGYTNTLGVTYDDYTYTRNVLTNAWDVGSVDFLANTITLRTPWAGPALLAGTAIRNAASGSTYNYAGLANESVGQNWTQIASEISGVGNAANQFRAGTAFIQIIIRANYSGGPSNQINWTDVALSPKPAQQFFGGNPIDLRAETEGAGLSYNWSQISGPTAAFTGNGTRQIHLTAPSQATPFDMVFRVNINGGSLPLSQRVTIRVLPSSPTPSAPQASLAFGAAPQSSLSPLLEEAAYVYWFNNGSQLPASVQQVLATIEREADSAQSAAHQISAYLVNLQTELRDDSQQFFSLAPAAQEKLNDLEDLFHEAIEALTGKLLSRLS, from the coding sequence ATGACTAAACTGGCGGCAAAGGTGCAAAACTCGACCAAAAAGAACCGTCGGCGACGACAGTTGATGGTGGAACGCCTGGAAGACAAAGTCATGTTCGCCGTAGATACGGTCAACAGCCAGGAAGCAGATGCGGCCGCCGTGTCCGCGATGGCAAGCGTCAATCTGAACAACCTGTACGATGGTTATGTCAATAACCAGGGAGCCGAGCTCGCGGTCGACGTTCCGCTCGATGCGCAGGTGGAAGCCGCCCTGAAGTCGCTGGGCGATTTCAATACGGGCACCGGCAATCCGCCGCTGCACCCGCTGACGGATACCTTTTTGCTGCACAGCAACCCGGGCGCCCAGCACGTTATTTATCTGGATTTCGACGGGCACACCACATCCAATACGTTCTGGAATACGGATTTCAACGGCGGCAACGACATTGTGACGCCCGCTTACGATCTGGACGGCAATCCGGCGACTTTCTCCAACGCCGAGCTGACGCAGATCCAGCGAATCTGGCTGCGGGTGGCGGAAGACTATCTGCCGTTTAATGTCGATGTCACCACTGAAGAACCCCCTTTGGATAGCCTGCGCAGAACCGGCGCCAGCGATCTAGCCTGGGGTATTCGCACCGTCATCGGACCCGATGTGCTGGGGACCGGGGCCGGCGGCATCGCCTATTTAACTTCGTTCACCTATGCGAATGACACCCCTGCGTTTGTGTTCAACACGAGCGAAATCGGCGTCGCCGAGGCCATCTCCCACGAAGTCGGCCACTCCCTGGGGCTCTCGCACGACGGGGAGAACCCGGGCGATGGGGAATACTACCTGGGCAATAACGGCTGGGCCCCGATCATGGGCGCCGGTTACTACGAACCGCTGACCCAGTGGAGTCGCGGCGAGTATCCGAACGCGACCAACATGGAAGACGACCTGGCGATCATCACCGGAGGGAACGGTTTTACCTACCGTCCCGACGATCACGGCAACACTCCCGGTGCGTCCACCGTGCTTTCTCCCGTCGCCAATATCATCACGGCGTCTGGGGTAATCGAGAGAAACAACGATGTCGACTACTTCCGTTTTAGCACGGTCGCCGGGGTTGTCAGCTTTGATGTAACACCGGCCCTCCTGGGGCCCAATCTGGATGTTCAGGTATCTCTGTATAACGAAGTCGGCGGTCTCGTGATGACGGCTAACCCGTCGGGCCAGCTCGATGCTACGCTGACCGCCACCGTGGCCGAGGGAAACTATTATCTGGTTGTGTCCAACTCGGGCGACGGCGATGTGAACGTCGACGGTTATTCCACATACGGCAGCCTGGGTTACTACACCATCGACGGCCTGGTAACGCCGCCTTTGGATGTATCGGCGCCGACCGCCAGCGCATCGGCCAGCCATGTGACCAGCGCCGGCGCCACGACGCATACCATCACCGTGCGATACACGGACGACCAGGCGCTGGCCATCGCCACGATCGGCAATGGCGACATCCAGGTGGTCGGCCCCACGGGCACGCTCAACTCCACTCTGGTCAGCGTCGACATCACCACCGACGGCCCCGTCCGCGTTGCGACCTACACCATCACGGCGCCCGGCGGCACGTGGGATGCGACTGACAATGGGCTGTATACGATTGAAATGGTGGCCAGCCAGGTAGCCGACACCAGCGGCAACTTTGTGCCCGCCGGCGTGATCGGCACCTTTAACTGCAACATCATTCCCGACGTCTCTCGTCCCACGGCCAGCGCCTCGGCCACCCTGATTTCCAGCCCGGGCACGGCCCCGAAAACCTTTACCGTGACCTACCGCGACAATGCGGCCGTCGATGTCACCAGCCTGGACAACACCGACATCCAGGTGGTTCCGCCGGCCGGCGCCCCCATCAACGCCACGTTTGTTTCGGTCGATGTCAACACCAACGGCGCCACCCGCACGGCGACCTATCAGATCAATCCTCCCGGCGGCAACTGGGACTCCACCGACAATGGCGTGTACACCATCGTGATGGCGTCCGGCCAGGTGCGGGACACCTCGGGCAACACGGTGAATCCCGGCGCCATCGGCACCTTCACGGTCAGCATCCAGCCGACAGACCTGACGATCCCCTCGGCGACCGCAACTCTGTCCAGCGTCGGCGCCCCGGCGACCACCTACACGTTTTCCGTTACCTATCGCGACGACCAGCTGGTGAACCGGGCGCTGATCGGAACGGGCGATGTGATCGTGACCGGGCCGAACGGCTTCTCCACCGTTCCCGCCCTGTTTGGCGCCACCACCCCCGCCACCAACAACGCCCAGGTCATCGCCAACTACCGCTTCACGGCCCCCGGCGGCACGTGGGACGCAGGCGACAACGGAATCTATACCGTCTCCATGGTGTCCAACCAGGTGGCCGACACCTCGGGCAACTTCGTTCCGGGCGGAGTCCTGGGCACCTTCACCGTCAGCGTCAACGATCCCTCGATCGCCCGAATTTACGGCACGGTCCTCGACGACAGGATCACCATTGATATCAACGGCGGAAGCGTGCCGGTGTTTGTGGTTAACGTGAATGGCGTGTCGACCACGCTGGCGTCAACCGTACGAACGGTCGAACTGGATACTGTCGGCAACAGCGACAGGGTCATTATCAACGGCGGCGTCGGCAACGAATCGGCCACCTTCCGTTACCAGAGCGTGCAACTGGTCGGGTCCGGCTATCAGGTCCAGGTGGTCAACGCGGAACGGATCCAAATCAACGCACGCGGCGGCGTCAATACGGCGCAGTTCTATGGCTCCATCAGCGACGAACAATTCGCGGTTTACGGCTATTACCAGATTCCGCGAGCGTACATGGCGACTGGCGACAGTTTCAATTACGCGGTTGGATTCGACACCTTCCGAGCCGAGGCGATCGAAGGCGGCGTCGACACGGCCGAGTTTTACAGCTACCCGGAAAACTACACCTGGATCGATAACTCACCGGTCAGCGCCACGCTCATTACGAACTCCGTCAACTACGCCGAACAATTCGACAAGTACCGGTTGAGGTTCGTCCCCTATCCTTATACGGATCCCACCGCCGCCCTCGACGCTACCACTTTCAGCGGGAATTCCAGCATCTCGGTGATCGGGCCGCGGCGGTACTACGGCGACGACTGGATTGCCGTCGACCCCAACGAGTCTTATCACCTTTCTGGCTGGGCCCGTTCCGGCGACGGCATGGCGGCTGATTTTGCGCCAGCTGCAAAACAGTATTTTGGTTTCGCCTCGTACGATTCCGACCTTAATTTGATCGACCCCACGCACGTACTGAAGTATACGACGGCTGTCGATACCCGGCTCGCGGCCCCGCTCGTTGCGGGTGCAACCACGATCCAGCTCAACGACGTGACCGGCTGGAGCAACTCGTCCACCGCCCATACCCGCTCGCTTGCCTGGTATGGCTACGCCAACAGCGACGGCGAAGTCTACGCCGACTACACCTATACCCGGAATGTGCTGGTTGACGCCTGGGCTGTCGGCAGAATCAACTACACCACGAACACCATTACCCTTCGCACGCCCTGGGCGGGCCCCGACCTGGCCGTCGGCACCGCCTTCCGGAATGCCATGAGCGGCAGCACCTTCAACTACGCCGCGCTCGCCGGGGAAAATGTTGGCCTGGAGTGGACCCAATACGAGGCGGACATCACCGGCACAGGTCTCGGGGACGCACAGTTCCGACCGGGCACGGCGTATGTAAAACCGCTCGTCCTGGCGAACTGGTCCAATGGAGCGACCAACCAGGTCAGCTGGCGAGAGATCAGCCTGGCGACCCAGCATCCGCTCTTGTATACGGGCGGTGAAAAAGTCGACCTGCGGTCTTCGATCTACCAGGTCGACACCGGCTATTCCTGGACACAACTTGCGGGTCCGCCGGTTGCCTTCACCGGAGCAAACAGGTCGGTGGCGAGTTTCACCGCACCGCTCTCCGCCACTTCCTACACACTGCAGTTCCAGGTGCAGGTCACCGGCCCCCAGTCGCGCACCGAAACAATCAGCGTGCAAATTGATCCGCCCATCGGGCCCGCTTCCAGCGGCGTCACCGTGGCTTCCGACGCCACGACCTTTAGCGGGTCCGAGAACTACACGGTCGTCGGCAGCGCGCAAACGATGGGCGACGACATGATCGCCGTCAACATCGGCCAGACCTACGAGCTATCCGGCCTGGTCCGTTCTGGCAACGGTTCCGGCGGTCTCTACCAGCCCGGCGCGCGTCAGTACTTTGGCTTTGTCTCGTATGACTCAGACGGCCTGATGATCGAGCCCTTGCATGTGATGAAGTTCGGCGCCGCAACCGACACCCGTCTGTTCGCCGATCTGCTCCCCGGCCAGACGGTCGTTCAACTCAACGACGTCACCGGTTGGAGTAACGCAGGCGCCAGTCACACTCGATCCCTGGCCTGGTACGGATACACCAATACCTTGGGCGTTACTTACGACGACTACACCTACACCCGGAACGTGCTGACAAACGCCTGGGACGTCGGCTCCGTCGACTTCCTTGCAAACACCATTACCCTGCGAACCCCGTGGGCAGGCCCCGCGTTGTTGGCGGGTACTGCAATCCGCAACGCCGCCAGCGGCAGCACCTACAATTATGCGGGCCTTGCCAACGAGTCTGTCGGACAAAACTGGACCCAGATCGCCTCGGAAATTTCGGGGGTAGGCAATGCCGCCAATCAGTTCCGCGCCGGCACGGCGTTTATCCAGATCATTATTCGGGCCAACTACTCCGGCGGGCCAAGCAACCAGATTAACTGGACCGATGTCGCATTGAGCCCCAAACCTGCCCAGCAATTCTTCGGGGGCAATCCGATTGACTTGCGGGCCGAAACCGAAGGCGCCGGCTTGTCCTATAACTGGAGCCAGATATCGGGCCCAACCGCCGCCTTCACCGGCAACGGAACTCGACAGATCCACCTGACCGCGCCCAGCCAGGCTACCCCGTTCGATATGGTGTTTCGCGTCAACATCAACGGCGGGAGCCTGCCGCTGTCCCAGCGGGTGACAATCCGCGTGCTGCCCAGTTCCCCCACCCCTTCGGCTCCGCAGGCCAGCCTGGCTTTTGGCGCTGCCCCGCAGTCAAGCTTGTCACCGCTGCTTGAGGAAGCGGCCTATGTTTACTGGTTTAATAATGGATCCCAGCTGCCGGCGTCTGTGCAGCAGGTGCTCGCCACGATTGAGCGGGAAGCAGACAGCGCCCAGTCGGCCGCCCACCAGATCTCGGCATACCTCGTCAATCTGCAGACAGAGTTGCGGGACGACAGCCAGCAGTTCTTCTCCCTGGCTCCTGCCGCCCAGGAAAAGCTAAACGACCTGGAAGATCTGTTCCATGAAGCGATCGAAGCATTGACCGGCAAACTGCTCAGCCGGTTAAGCTAG
- a CDS encoding DegT/DnrJ/EryC1/StrS family aminotransferase, producing MIPLCDLTRSYQTLKAEIDAAMQSVAEKGHFILGPNAKAFEQEIADFCGCRYAVGVNSGTDALHLALRALKIGPGDEVITTPFTFVATTEAIGIVGARPVFVDIDPRTFNLDPNQIEDAITPRTKAILPVHLYGQPCSIDAVMEIAERRQLRVVEDCAQSLGAAYHGRQTGTFGDAGCLSFFPSKNLGCFGDGGMLITNDTDVYERAEMLRRHGGRVKYHHEELGLNSRLDELQAAILRVKLPHLHAWNQKRRQHAYHYNHLLQDCPTVVPPAEWTEAGTTVPRSAGETTPDVLQAVYHQYTVQVENRDAVMQRLTEQQVGNAVYYPVPLHLQQVHADLQLGRGSFPHAERAAECCLSLPMFPELTEKQQQTVIAELKQAAAPAARRAG from the coding sequence ATGATTCCACTGTGCGACCTGACCCGTTCGTACCAAACGCTCAAGGCGGAAATTGACGCGGCCATGCAGTCCGTGGCGGAAAAGGGACATTTCATTCTGGGACCCAACGCCAAAGCGTTCGAGCAAGAGATTGCCGACTTCTGCGGCTGCCGCTACGCCGTTGGCGTCAACAGCGGAACGGACGCTTTGCACCTGGCCTTGCGGGCGCTGAAGATCGGACCTGGAGATGAAGTGATCACCACGCCGTTTACTTTTGTCGCCACGACGGAAGCGATTGGGATTGTCGGCGCGCGGCCGGTGTTTGTGGATATCGACCCCCGCACTTTCAACCTCGATCCGAATCAGATCGAAGATGCGATCACTCCTCGCACCAAGGCGATTCTTCCTGTGCATCTGTATGGTCAGCCATGCAGTATCGATGCCGTGATGGAAATTGCAGAACGGCGCCAGCTGCGTGTGGTCGAGGACTGCGCCCAGTCGCTTGGCGCCGCCTACCACGGGCGCCAGACCGGAACCTTTGGCGACGCCGGCTGCCTGAGCTTCTTCCCGAGCAAGAACCTGGGCTGCTTCGGCGACGGCGGCATGCTCATTACGAACGATACGGACGTCTACGAGCGGGCCGAAATGCTCCGCCGCCACGGCGGCCGAGTCAAGTACCACCACGAAGAACTCGGCCTCAACAGCCGGCTCGACGAACTGCAGGCCGCCATCTTGCGGGTCAAACTACCGCATCTCCATGCCTGGAACCAGAAACGTCGTCAGCACGCGTATCACTACAACCACTTGCTGCAGGATTGCCCCACGGTCGTTCCCCCCGCGGAATGGACCGAGGCTGGAACCACCGTTCCGCGGTCCGCTGGGGAGACAACACCAGACGTTTTACAGGCCGTTTATCACCAGTACACGGTGCAGGTCGAAAACCGCGACGCCGTGATGCAACGCTTGACCGAGCAACAGGTGGGCAACGCCGTGTACTATCCGGTCCCGCTCCATCTCCAGCAGGTGCATGCCGATCTGCAACTCGGTCGCGGCTCCTTTCCTCACGCCGAACGCGCCGCTGAGTGCTGCCTGAGCCTGCCCATGTTTCCAGAGTTGACGGAGAAGCAGCAACAGACGGTCATCGCCGAATTGAAACAAGCCGCCGCCCCCGCCGCCCGCCGAGCGGGCTAG
- a CDS encoding acyltransferase, whose protein sequence is MSCQRVPLKTTGLEPEMQNETTSRADFFVHESAYVDEGVEIGEDSYIWHFCHIMKGSQIGRKCRIGQNVVIGPRGRVGNNVKIQNNVSIYEGVTLEDDVFCGPSMVFTNVITPRSGFPRNSSDDFLPTLVQRGASIGANATIVCGVTIGRYALIGAGAVVTKDIPPYAVVYGNPARHHGWACQCGVILQLNNDSASCECGRAYRLQAPQRLAFLDETP, encoded by the coding sequence ATGTCATGCCAACGTGTACCCTTGAAGACGACAGGTCTTGAACCCGAAATGCAAAACGAAACAACCAGCCGCGCAGACTTTTTTGTTCACGAATCTGCATACGTGGATGAAGGCGTTGAGATTGGCGAAGATTCCTATATATGGCATTTCTGTCATATTATGAAAGGTTCGCAAATCGGCCGGAAGTGTCGAATCGGGCAGAATGTGGTGATTGGCCCGCGCGGCCGCGTCGGCAACAATGTCAAAATCCAGAATAACGTTTCGATCTATGAAGGCGTGACGCTGGAGGATGATGTGTTTTGCGGCCCGTCGATGGTGTTTACCAACGTAATCACCCCGCGTAGCGGCTTTCCCCGCAATAGCAGCGATGATTTCCTGCCGACCTTGGTGCAGCGGGGCGCCAGCATCGGGGCCAACGCGACCATCGTTTGCGGAGTCACCATCGGACGCTACGCCCTGATTGGGGCCGGAGCCGTGGTGACCAAAGACATCCCCCCGTACGCCGTGGTGTACGGAAACCCCGCCCGGCATCACGGCTGGGCGTGCCAGTGCGGTGTGATTCTCCAGCTGAACAACGATTCGGCTTCCTGCGAGTGCGGTCGAGCGTACCGTCTGCAGGCTCCCCAGCGGCTCGCTTTTCTCGACGAAACTCCCTGA
- a CDS encoding NAD-dependent epimerase: MAKILVTGAAGFIGYHVSRRLLERGDSVLGLDNLNDYYDVRLKQDRLNLLLEQPGFQFENQELAELEPLMLLFQSQQFDTVINLAAQAGVRYSLTNPQAYVTSNLAGFVNILEGCRHHGVKHLVYASSSSVYGANTRMPFSVHHNVDHPVSLYAATKKANELLAHTYSHLYRLPATGLRFFTVYGPWGRPDMAPFLFTKAILEGRPIEVFNHGKMRRDFTFIDDIVEGVVRVADRLPQPDPAWSTDAPDPGASNAPYKIYNIGNHQPVELMHFIECIEKHLGMKAEMKMLPMQPGDVPATYADIDDLAADVGFRPGVSLDEGIARFIAWYREYYRV; the protein is encoded by the coding sequence ATGGCGAAGATATTGGTCACTGGCGCCGCGGGATTCATCGGCTATCACGTCAGCCGCCGCTTGCTGGAGCGCGGCGACAGCGTGCTGGGACTGGACAATCTCAACGACTACTACGATGTGCGGCTGAAGCAGGATCGTCTGAACCTGCTTCTCGAACAACCGGGCTTCCAGTTTGAAAACCAGGAGCTGGCCGAACTGGAACCGCTCATGCTTCTGTTCCAGTCGCAGCAGTTTGACACGGTGATCAACCTGGCCGCGCAGGCGGGCGTGCGCTACTCGTTGACCAACCCCCAGGCGTACGTGACCAGTAATCTCGCGGGCTTTGTGAATATCCTGGAAGGTTGTCGCCATCACGGCGTCAAGCACCTGGTTTACGCCTCTTCCAGCTCCGTATACGGAGCCAACACGCGGATGCCGTTTTCGGTCCATCACAACGTGGATCATCCCGTGAGTTTGTACGCGGCCACTAAAAAGGCCAACGAGCTATTGGCGCATACCTACAGCCACCTCTATCGCCTGCCCGCCACCGGACTCCGGTTTTTCACCGTTTATGGTCCCTGGGGCAGGCCCGACATGGCGCCGTTTCTCTTCACCAAGGCCATTCTGGAAGGCCGGCCGATCGAGGTCTTCAATCACGGCAAAATGCGCCGCGACTTCACCTTCATCGACGACATCGTCGAAGGGGTCGTCCGCGTGGCCGATCGTCTTCCCCAGCCCGATCCGGCCTGGTCGACCGACGCCCCCGACCCGGGCGCCAGCAACGCGCCGTACAAAATCTACAACATCGGCAACCATCAACCGGTTGAGCTGATGCACTTCATCGAGTGCATCGAAAAGCATCTCGGCATGAAAGCCGAGATGAAAATGCTGCCCATGCAGCCTGGCGACGTCCCTGCGACCTACGCCGACATCGACGATCTGGCAGCCGATGTCGGCTTCCGTCCCGGCGTATCTCTCGACGAAGGAATCGCCAGGTTTATCGCCTGGTATCGGGAATACTACCGCGTCTGA